In Panicum virgatum strain AP13 chromosome 4N, P.virgatum_v5, whole genome shotgun sequence, a single window of DNA contains:
- the LOC120670499 gene encoding sterol carrier protein 2-like: MDGSSLKSAQLLDQMRLHLATDAGKELTKKVGLVYQLNIAPKKLGVDEEIFVVDLKKGEVTKGPYQGKPDATFSFTDNDFLGIATGKTNPQIAFIRGAIKIKGSISAAQKFTPDIFPKPAKL, translated from the exons ATGGACGGCAGCAGCCTCAAGTCCGCGCAGCTCCTGGATCAGATGCGCCTGCACTTGGCCACCGACGCCGGCAAGGAGCTCACCAAGAAGGTCGGCCTCGTCTACCAGCTCAACATCGCCCCCAAG AAGCTCGGCGTTGACGAGGAGATCTTCGTGGTCGACCTCAAGAAGGGCGAGGTCACCAAAG GGCCGTACCAGGGGAAGCCGGATGCTACCTTCTCCTTCACTGACAACGATTTCCTTGGAATCGCCACCGGCAAGACTAACCCGCAGATTGCGTTCATCCG AGGGGCGATTAAGATCAAGGGGAGCATAAGCGCCGCGCAGAAGTTCACCCCTGACATCTTCCCCAAGCCAGCGAAGCTGTAG